The Malus domestica chromosome 17, GDT2T_hap1 genome contains the following window.
gcgcaacgaacaagactaactaaataataggaatattattaaactaacgaAAATgtcggaacggctacaaaaccctaagaggctacattgtgaataacttgaTATTCATGCTAAACTATAAGCTATATTGATAGAAAGCAATacctagaaaccctaattcggATGGGTTAGGCCCATACACTAACTAACAAGCAAactcaaataattataatatactaatattttcTAACAATAACTTGGTCTTTAATATATTTAACTTTTAACGTAATTCAATATTGGTTAGTAAGAATCATGGAACCAAGATATATTAGTTGACtaattgaaaccctaattaaGTAACACATATTGTACATGCCTTTGTGGGACACCATTAAGATTGAATAGTGATTTGGTGTTTTCCTCCAATTACTATAACAAGCAAGATTGGAGGATCcctaaatcactataataaggGTGTCCCTGCTTTCACAACACACACGTTCGATTACAAgcaaaccatattattgctggAACACTTCCGCTTGTTGAAAGGAGAAGACTTTTTTGTCATCCGCAAGAGTATACCAAAGATGAGTAAAttgtaattaatttattataattttagtttATCAAATCCGTAATCCTAATGTCTCGTTGTTTTTCTTATGATTTCAAAAATTTCTTACAGATCCTTCTCAAGGCTTGCCAATCTACCTATTTCGGTTTTCAtatttcaaataaataaaacaaaactaaagaCAAAATAATGATTATCAAACCATCcttaactaaaataaaaatggcTGAGGATCCACGAGTACATTTCAGAACACAATGTGAACAAGTATATTACGCACACAAGGACAAAAGGTAAGCATCAGGTCCCAAATTAAATGAAGGGTCAATTTACTAATAATAATCTTACAGGTCTATATCAACATATTTTGTAAGGCACGTACCACGCTGATCATTTTTTGGGGCACTGAAATTGCTATAAACGCCATTCTCTCTACCACCTTGAGTAGTATATAAATCGCAGAGCAAGTCTACCATTTCAGTATATCTGCTCATCATCATATCCTTTACCAAAACCCAGCTTGCTTCTACTACACTAGCTAGCTACCCATGGAGATCCTAAACCGGCAGCTATGGGAGTATATGTGCTTGGGCTTGATCCTCATGTTGGGAGCTTGGTCTTCTGAAGCAACTTCTCGCAGTCTGCAAGATGCATCAATGTACGGGAGATACGAGCAATGGTTGGCTCGTTATGGTCGCATATATACTGACATCAATGAGAAGGAAACTCGTTTCAAGATATTCAAGGAAAATGTGGCgtttatagaattttctaatAAAGATGCAAACAAACCTTACAAATTAAGTGTCAACCAATTTGCTGACcttacaaatgaagagttcAAAGCCACAAGAAATGGATTCAAGGGCCATGAGTGTTCCACAAAGACTTCTTCTTTCAAATATGAAAATGTGACCGTACCATTAACAATGGATTGGAGGAAGAAAGGAGCTGTAACCCCCGTTAAGGACCAAGGCCAGTGCGGTAAGTACATAAACGTCTAGTTTCTTGTCATTAATTTAGAGagacactatatatatatatattcatcttttattttttttccttaatctAACTACTTTTGATTCCAATCGAAATACAGGATGTTGTTGGGCTTTTTCAGCAGTGGCCGCCACTGAAGGAATTACACAGCTTACAACTGGTAAATTGATCTCTTTGTCTGAGCAAGAGCTCGTTGATTGTGACACCGCTGGTGAAGACCAAGGTTGTGAGGGTGGCTTAATGGACGATGCGTTCCAGTTCATCCAACAAAATCACGGGATTAGCACAGAAGCTAATTACCCCTACAACGGTGTTGATGGTACATGTAACACCAAGAAGGAAGCCATCATTGCAGCCAAGATAACTGGCTTTGAGGATGTGCCGGCAAATAGTGAAAAGGCCCTTCTAACCGCTGTTGCTCATCAACCTGTTTCCGTTGCGATCGATGCTAGCGGTTCTGATTTCCAATTCTATTCAAGTGGTGTCTTCACCGGAACTTGTGGAACGAGTCTTGACCATGGTGTTACCGCTGTTGGATATGGCGTGAGTGAGGATGGGACTAAGTATTGGCTAGTGAAGAACTCATGGGGTGCAGAATGGGGCGAAGCTGGGTACATAAGAATGCAAAGAGATGTTGCTGCAGCTGAAGGACTTTGTGGGA
Protein-coding sequences here:
- the LOC103405546 gene encoding senescence-specific cysteine protease SAG39-like; amino-acid sequence: MEILNRQLWEYMCLGLILMLGAWSSEATSRSLQDASMYGRYEQWLARYGRIYTDINEKETRFKIFKENVAFIEFSNKDANKPYKLSVNQFADLTNEEFKATRNGFKGHECSTKTSSFKYENVTVPLTMDWRKKGAVTPVKDQGQCGCCWAFSAVAATEGITQLTTGKLISLSEQELVDCDTAGEDQGCEGGLMDDAFQFIQQNHGISTEANYPYNGVDGTCNTKKEAIIAAKITGFEDVPANSEKALLTAVAHQPVSVAIDASGSDFQFYSSGVFTGTCGTSLDHGVTAVGYGVSEDGTKYWLVKNSWGAEWGEAGYIRMQRDVAAAEGLCGIAMSASYPTA